From one Streptomyces sp. CA-210063 genomic stretch:
- a CDS encoding GNAT family N-acetyltransferase — protein sequence MITLRLLDGVGRQVALHDVDDENWRAVADVAPLDGQRRYVPALAARYLLLSLREGVWNSLAVCADDTVVGHVMWGRDEDGSYWIGGMLIDAAEQGKGVGRAAARTLMRWLADRTDCEVLRLSYHPDNTTAERLYTSLGFRPLPTVEDDEVVAELSAKAVGATAAD from the coding sequence ATGATCACTCTCAGGCTGCTGGACGGCGTGGGGCGACAGGTCGCCCTGCATGACGTGGACGACGAGAACTGGCGGGCCGTCGCGGATGTCGCCCCGCTGGACGGCCAACGCCGGTACGTCCCCGCGCTGGCCGCTCGTTACCTCCTCCTGTCCCTCCGCGAGGGCGTATGGAACTCGCTCGCGGTGTGCGCCGACGACACCGTGGTGGGGCATGTCATGTGGGGGCGTGACGAGGACGGTTCGTACTGGATCGGCGGCATGCTGATCGACGCCGCCGAGCAGGGCAAGGGGGTCGGGCGGGCGGCGGCGCGCACTCTGATGCGCTGGCTGGCGGACCGTACGGACTGTGAGGTCCTGCGCCTGTCGTACCACCCGGACAACACCACCGCCGAGCGCCTGTACACCTCGCTGGGGTTCCGGCCGTTGCCCACCGTCGAGGACGACGAGGTGGTCGCCGAGTTGTCCGCGAAGGCGGTCGGCGCGACGGCAGCCGACTGA
- a CDS encoding RHS repeat-associated core domain-containing protein, with the protein MNGRSSKRFRTLRGRIALASAAVMVGTLIQGVTQPAAAVDDDKGRTDASWTEKPVPVSTAKVKPRPLMKGPRTPKTPPEAGWPEAATAVVQLPKVQDKTRKSAPTSVRAKGLPLTLDTQGKATKNPVTGAVETRVLSRAAAKKTGTDGLLFTLRSKSTTKDAQSGMVRAHLDYSDFAEAYGGGYASRLTLVQLPACAITTPEKRNCRTAEPVTTANDTEKQTLTAPDLALKPGAPTVLAAVAEAESGSGDYKATSLAPSATWDTNLNTGDFAWSYTMPVPDVPGSMTPNIGLSYSSGGVDGRTSNTNNQASWVGDGFDMWPGYIERRYKPCADDDVENADGNKPADLCWAYDNAFVSFNGKGGELVPDGTNSWRLRNDDGTKIVRLYGTSSDVRDNGARNDEYWRITTPDGTQYFFGYNRLPGWESGKETTDSTWTVPVFGDDDKDQCHASTFANSWCQQGWRWNLDYVVDPHGNAIAYYYDKETNSYGRNLKASDDTRYVRGGTVDRAEYGLKSSSVYSAKALGLVDFTNSERCLPNASTTCSSISTDAAYWYDTPWDLNCESGTECDDGRFSPSFFTRKRLTDVTTQVYDGTAYKNVDSWKLTHRWGQADIDYQLLLDSVQRTGHSADTAITLPKTTLAYSQYANRLDKSGDGYAPFIKGRLSTVADESGGQINVNYSEPACDWSALPTPQTNRTRCFPQYMGGSATEDPELQWFNKYVVDSVTATDRTGGAPNQVTTYDYLGGAAWHYDDDDGLTKEKSKTWSQWRGYGHVRVQTGGPGGASEMKSQQDTYFLRGMDGDRKEPSGGTKAVSATLGEGEGDPITDHEAAAGFAYKSVSYSGPNGKVLSKTVNRPWRHETAKKVRDWGTVTANFTGTEHTKTFTSLDDGAGATWRITSTATIFDETAGRVTHIDDFGDNSTSDDNRCTRTSYQLSSTQTSILTLPSRVETVAKSCGTTTSRPADVIADVRSAYDGRAYGEPPTKGDATASALLKKYDGTTAVYVESGATFDSYGRQLTSTDLTADVKVTATGLLTRTARSDGRTTTTERTPATGFATSTKVTTPPATAGVAATAHTSTTTHDIRRGLPLTQTDTNDKVTNFAYDALGRSSKVWLADRQTGQTPSYEFTYTIAEDKPVAVGTKTIGNGGAQHTAYALYDGFLRPRQTQEPGPDGGSLLTDVFYDERGLVSKEFATYYAEVAPSTGLAKPENALNVETQSHYTYDGSGRQTEAKQIAGNGDGGAVLSTARTIHGGDRTTVIPPVGGTATTTIVDARGQTTELRQHRTRSAVAAYDTTAYGYTTRGELLKVTDPDGNSWEYTYDLLGQQIKSVDPDKGTTISEYDDRGQLTKVDDARPDVPALWFGYDNLGRKTETREGSSTGTLRSKWVYDTLTGAKGHLAESTRYSGGNAYTSKVVAYDRLYRPLRSSITIPSSEGALQGTYLSTTSYAASGLVSGVGYPKAGSLSAATVAYTYEDVTLRPIAIDGSQGIKATTDYSLTGKPLNHQLSGGGKNILIDNAFEPGTQRLASTTAHRQDVAGFDKSSTYRYDEAGNVLSASDVSRSGTDTQCFTYDHLRRLTDAWTQGTTTCATAPSGSVLGGPAKYWHSYTYDAVGNRQTETLHDVTGDAAKDTKRTYAYPGVGKTRPHSLTSVTEAGPTGTALQSYGYDEVGNTTTRTIGGDTQSLLWDTEGHLAKVTEPVEGSADKVTEYVYDTDGNRLIGRTPTETTLYLGATEITLAKGTTTPKVTRYFDVGGGNQAVQKDDGSVSFTLADHHGTAELSIEAATQKLTQRRTLPFGGIRGDSPTGWPGTKGFVGGTDDTKVTGLTHLGAREYDPALGRFISVDPLLEIDKPQTLNGYTYGAQNPLFFTDATGLGLACGPGFAEGCGTGVVTRGDGTLSKNGSPTGGGTIYRPRTGVNGAPLNGPVTIKPYGKSVTIQGVYVPTQEELAAEFPYYHENMDYQGNLENWARSKCPASEASGDFCSAVGKLGWFGGTPEVDVLEVIGIRSYVDCYNGKGCTDAAVDASISAASYGAGKLAKITLNLFQAALKRSDSTAIGCLVKAAHSFVAGTEVLMADGTTKPIEDVEIGEKVTVTDPETGETTVREVAGTIVTEDDKHFVDLSFETTDGTDSLVTTTTHPFWSDSEDAWVEAGDLQPGMTVRAADGSRVPVVKVRDFAERQRTFDLTISDIHAYYVLAGEKPLLVHNSSFVCKDGPNGWPVPSMDNCLECAQKIREKIGGNIYRMTDSYGARLGPSKRDPRGSWHEHFLVIKDGKAYDGFTGPEGMGVDAYRRQWDYWEYIKLDHMPDLE; encoded by the coding sequence ATGAACGGCAGATCCAGCAAGCGATTCCGGACGCTGCGTGGGCGCATCGCGCTGGCCTCCGCCGCGGTGATGGTTGGCACGCTGATCCAGGGCGTGACACAACCGGCTGCGGCCGTGGACGACGACAAGGGCCGCACCGACGCCTCATGGACCGAGAAACCGGTGCCCGTATCCACAGCCAAGGTCAAACCGCGACCTCTGATGAAGGGGCCACGCACCCCGAAGACACCACCAGAGGCAGGGTGGCCGGAGGCTGCGACTGCGGTGGTGCAGTTGCCGAAGGTCCAGGACAAGACGAGGAAAAGCGCGCCGACATCCGTACGTGCCAAAGGCTTGCCTCTGACTTTGGACACTCAGGGCAAGGCGACCAAGAATCCTGTGACCGGTGCCGTCGAGACGCGCGTCCTGAGCCGAGCGGCGGCGAAGAAGACGGGCACTGACGGGCTCCTGTTCACGCTGCGTTCCAAGAGCACCACGAAGGACGCGCAGTCCGGCATGGTTCGTGCTCACCTCGACTACTCGGACTTCGCCGAAGCGTACGGCGGCGGATATGCCTCCCGCCTGACCCTCGTCCAACTGCCCGCCTGCGCGATCACCACCCCCGAAAAGCGAAACTGCCGTACTGCCGAGCCGGTCACGACGGCCAACGACACCGAGAAACAAACCCTCACTGCCCCGGACCTGGCTCTGAAGCCGGGTGCGCCCACAGTGCTCGCCGCCGTGGCTGAGGCGGAGAGCGGGAGCGGGGATTACAAGGCCACCTCGCTGGCCCCGTCGGCGACCTGGGACACCAACCTGAACACCGGTGATTTCGCCTGGTCGTACACCATGCCGGTGCCCGACGTGCCGGGCAGCATGACCCCGAACATCGGGCTGTCGTACTCCTCGGGCGGGGTCGACGGTCGGACGAGCAACACCAACAACCAGGCGTCCTGGGTGGGCGACGGCTTCGACATGTGGCCGGGCTACATCGAACGGCGCTACAAGCCCTGCGCCGACGACGACGTGGAGAACGCGGACGGCAACAAGCCGGCCGACCTGTGCTGGGCATACGACAACGCGTTCGTATCCTTCAACGGCAAGGGCGGTGAGTTGGTCCCCGACGGCACCAACTCCTGGCGGCTCAGGAACGACGACGGAACCAAGATCGTCCGGCTCTACGGGACCAGCAGTGACGTGCGGGACAACGGTGCCCGCAACGACGAGTACTGGCGGATCACTACCCCCGACGGCACGCAGTATTTCTTCGGCTACAACCGTCTGCCGGGATGGGAGAGCGGCAAGGAGACGACAGACTCCACCTGGACCGTCCCTGTCTTCGGAGACGACGACAAGGACCAGTGCCACGCCTCGACCTTCGCCAACTCGTGGTGCCAGCAGGGCTGGCGATGGAACCTCGACTACGTCGTCGATCCGCACGGCAACGCCATCGCCTATTACTACGACAAGGAGACCAACTCCTACGGCCGCAACCTCAAGGCGAGCGACGACACCCGCTACGTCCGAGGCGGAACCGTGGACCGTGCCGAGTACGGCCTGAAGTCGTCCTCGGTGTACAGCGCAAAGGCTCTCGGCCTGGTCGACTTCACCAACAGCGAGCGCTGCCTGCCCAACGCGTCGACCACTTGCTCGTCCATCAGCACGGATGCGGCCTACTGGTACGACACCCCGTGGGACCTGAACTGCGAGAGCGGCACGGAGTGCGACGACGGTCGCTTCTCGCCATCGTTCTTCACCCGCAAGCGACTGACCGACGTCACCACTCAGGTCTACGACGGCACTGCCTACAAGAACGTCGACTCTTGGAAGCTGACCCATCGCTGGGGACAGGCGGACATCGACTACCAACTGTTGCTCGACTCCGTCCAGCGGACCGGGCACTCCGCCGACACGGCGATCACCCTTCCGAAAACCACGCTCGCGTACTCCCAATACGCCAACCGACTCGACAAATCAGGGGACGGATACGCCCCCTTCATCAAGGGACGTCTGTCCACGGTCGCCGATGAGTCCGGTGGTCAGATCAACGTCAACTACTCTGAGCCGGCGTGCGACTGGAGCGCGCTGCCGACCCCGCAGACCAATAGGACTCGTTGCTTCCCCCAGTACATGGGCGGCAGCGCCACTGAGGACCCCGAACTGCAATGGTTCAACAAGTACGTGGTGGACAGTGTCACCGCCACCGACCGTACGGGCGGTGCTCCCAATCAGGTCACGACGTACGACTACCTGGGCGGTGCGGCCTGGCACTACGACGATGACGACGGGCTGACCAAGGAGAAGTCCAAGACCTGGTCGCAATGGCGCGGGTATGGACATGTGCGTGTACAGACCGGTGGCCCGGGCGGGGCTTCGGAGATGAAGTCGCAGCAGGACACGTACTTCCTGCGCGGCATGGACGGCGACCGCAAAGAACCCAGTGGCGGCACCAAAGCCGTGAGCGCGACCCTCGGTGAAGGGGAGGGCGACCCGATCACCGACCACGAGGCAGCGGCTGGCTTCGCGTACAAATCCGTCAGCTACTCCGGTCCGAACGGCAAGGTGCTCTCCAAGACCGTAAACCGTCCCTGGCGGCACGAGACGGCCAAGAAGGTCCGCGACTGGGGCACGGTGACGGCCAACTTCACCGGCACGGAGCACACGAAGACGTTCACTTCACTGGACGACGGCGCGGGTGCCACGTGGCGCATCACATCGACTGCCACGATCTTCGACGAGACCGCCGGACGGGTCACCCACATCGACGACTTCGGCGACAACTCCACCTCCGACGACAACCGGTGTACCCGCACCAGCTACCAGCTCAGCTCCACGCAGACGAGCATCCTCACACTCCCCTCTCGCGTGGAGACCGTCGCGAAGTCCTGCGGCACCACGACGAGCCGTCCCGCCGACGTGATCGCCGACGTGCGCAGCGCCTACGACGGCCGTGCCTACGGCGAGCCCCCCACCAAGGGCGACGCGACCGCGAGCGCGCTGCTCAAGAAGTACGACGGTACGACCGCCGTCTATGTGGAGTCCGGCGCCACCTTCGACTCCTACGGCCGTCAGCTGACCAGCACCGATCTCACGGCCGACGTGAAGGTCACCGCGACCGGGCTGCTCACCCGTACAGCACGCTCCGACGGTCGTACCACGACGACCGAACGCACGCCGGCCACAGGGTTCGCCACCTCGACGAAGGTGACCACGCCTCCTGCCACAGCGGGCGTCGCTGCCACGGCTCACACATCCACCACGACGCACGACATCCGCCGTGGCCTGCCGCTGACCCAGACCGATACCAACGACAAGGTCACCAACTTCGCCTACGACGCGCTGGGCCGCTCGTCCAAGGTGTGGCTGGCCGACCGCCAGACCGGCCAGACCCCGTCCTACGAGTTCACCTACACCATCGCCGAAGACAAGCCAGTCGCGGTCGGTACGAAGACGATCGGCAATGGCGGAGCCCAGCACACGGCCTACGCCCTCTACGACGGCTTCCTCCGCCCCCGCCAGACCCAGGAGCCCGGCCCGGACGGCGGCAGCCTGTTGACGGACGTCTTCTACGACGAACGTGGCCTGGTCAGCAAGGAGTTCGCGACCTACTACGCGGAAGTGGCTCCATCCACAGGTCTGGCCAAACCCGAGAACGCGCTGAACGTCGAGACACAGAGCCACTACACCTACGACGGCTCGGGACGACAGACCGAGGCGAAACAGATCGCGGGCAACGGCGACGGCGGAGCTGTTCTGTCCACGGCCCGGACCATTCACGGCGGCGACCGAACCACCGTCATCCCGCCGGTGGGCGGCACGGCCACCACCACGATCGTGGACGCCCGGGGCCAGACCACCGAACTGCGCCAGCACCGCACACGCAGCGCGGTCGCTGCGTACGACACCACCGCCTACGGCTACACAACGCGCGGTGAGCTGCTGAAGGTCACCGACCCCGATGGCAACTCCTGGGAGTACACCTACGACCTGCTCGGCCAGCAGATCAAATCCGTTGACCCCGACAAGGGCACGACGATCAGCGAGTACGACGATCGTGGTCAGCTCACCAAGGTCGACGACGCCCGCCCGGATGTCCCGGCGCTGTGGTTCGGGTACGACAACCTCGGTCGCAAGACCGAGACCAGGGAAGGCTCGTCCACCGGAACGCTGCGCAGTAAGTGGGTCTACGACACGCTCACTGGAGCCAAGGGGCATCTGGCCGAATCCACCCGTTACAGCGGTGGCAACGCCTACACCTCCAAGGTCGTCGCCTACGACCGCCTGTACCGCCCGCTGCGCTCCTCAATCACGATCCCGTCCTCGGAGGGCGCTCTGCAGGGTACCTACCTGTCGACCACCTCATACGCGGCATCGGGCCTGGTCTCGGGCGTCGGTTATCCGAAGGCCGGATCCCTGTCGGCCGCGACGGTGGCGTACACCTACGAGGACGTAACTCTGCGTCCTATCGCGATCGACGGCAGCCAGGGCATCAAAGCCACAACCGATTACAGCCTGACCGGCAAGCCGCTGAACCATCAGCTGTCCGGCGGCGGCAAGAACATCCTCATCGACAACGCCTTTGAGCCAGGTACCCAGCGTTTGGCCAGCACCACCGCGCATCGTCAGGACGTAGCGGGCTTCGACAAGAGCAGCACCTACCGCTACGACGAGGCGGGCAACGTCCTGTCCGCGTCGGACGTCTCCCGCTCCGGCACCGACACCCAGTGCTTCACCTATGACCACCTGCGACGCCTGACGGATGCCTGGACCCAGGGGACGACCACCTGCGCCACCGCACCCAGCGGCAGCGTGCTGGGCGGTCCGGCCAAGTACTGGCACTCCTACACCTACGACGCGGTGGGCAACCGTCAGACCGAAACCCTCCACGATGTCACCGGAGATGCGGCCAAGGACACCAAGAGGACTTATGCCTACCCGGGCGTGGGCAAGACGCGCCCACACTCCCTGACCTCCGTCACCGAGGCCGGCCCTACCGGCACGGCGCTGCAGAGCTACGGCTACGACGAGGTCGGTAACACCACCACTCGCACCATCGGCGGCGACACCCAGAGCCTCCTTTGGGACACCGAAGGCCACTTGGCCAAGGTGACCGAGCCCGTCGAGGGGAGCGCGGACAAGGTCACCGAGTACGTCTACGACACCGACGGCAACCGTCTGATCGGCCGTACCCCGACGGAGACGACGCTCTACCTCGGGGCCACGGAGATCACGCTGGCCAAGGGCACCACCACCCCGAAGGTCACTCGCTACTTCGACGTCGGCGGCGGCAACCAGGCGGTACAGAAGGACGACGGTTCGGTCTCCTTCACCCTCGCCGACCACCATGGGACAGCCGAGCTCTCCATCGAAGCGGCCACCCAGAAGCTCACCCAGCGTCGCACTCTGCCCTTTGGCGGCATCCGCGGCGACAGCCCGACCGGCTGGCCAGGTACCAAGGGCTTCGTCGGTGGTACGGACGACACCAAGGTCACAGGCCTGACGCACCTCGGGGCTCGCGAGTACGACCCCGCCCTGGGCCGGTTCATCAGTGTCGACCCCCTGCTGGAGATCGACAAGCCGCAGACGCTCAACGGTTATACCTACGGGGCCCAGAACCCGCTCTTCTTCACCGACGCCACAGGGCTTGGCTTGGCCTGCGGCCCGGGCTTCGCCGAGGGCTGTGGTACCGGCGTGGTGACCCGTGGTGACGGCACTCTGTCCAAGAACGGGAGCCCCACCGGGGGCGGAACTATTTACCGGCCGCGAACGGGAGTAAACGGCGCTCCTCTGAACGGACCAGTGACCATCAAGCCTTATGGCAAGTCGGTCACCATTCAGGGTGTCTATGTTCCGACGCAAGAAGAACTTGCCGCAGAGTTTCCCTACTATCACGAGAACATGGATTACCAGGGGAACCTGGAGAACTGGGCAAGAAGCAAGTGCCCGGCTTCCGAAGCTTCTGGCGATTTCTGCTCTGCGGTGGGGAAACTGGGTTGGTTCGGAGGTACCCCAGAGGTCGACGTCCTCGAAGTTATCGGTATCCGCTCCTACGTCGACTGCTACAACGGCAAGGGATGCACAGACGCCGCGGTAGACGCGTCGATCTCGGCCGCCAGTTACGGTGCGGGCAAGCTTGCCAAAATCACGCTCAACCTGTTCCAGGCGGCCCTGAAACGTTCGGACAGCACCGCCATCGGTTGCCTCGTCAAGGCTGCCCATAGCTTCGTCGCCGGCACCGAGGTCCTCATGGCCGACGGAACGACCAAGCCTATTGAGGACGTTGAGATCGGGGAAAAGGTCACTGTCACTGATCCGGAAACGGGCGAAACCACGGTACGCGAGGTCGCTGGGACCATCGTCACTGAGGACGACAAACACTTCGTCGACCTCTCCTTCGAAACGACCGACGGCACCGACTCCTTGGTCACGACCACGACCCACCCGTTCTGGTCCGACTCCGAGGATGCTTGGGTGGAGGCTGGCGACCTCCAGCCCGGCATGACCGTGCGTGCCGCAGATGGATCCCGGGTTCCTGTGGTGAAGGTGCGTGATTTCGCCGAGCGGCAGCGCACGTTCGACCTCACAATCAGCGATATCCACGCGTATTATGTCCTGGCCGGGGAAAAGCCACTACTAGTGCACAATAGCTCATTTGTATGCAAAGACGGGCCAAATGGGTGGCCTGTTCCGAGCATGGATAACTGTCTTGAGTGTGCGCAAAAAATCAGGGAAAAAATTGGTGGCAATATTTATAGGATGACGGATTCGTACGGCGCTCGCCTCGGTCCCTCCAAGCGTGATCCGCGTGGAAGCTGGCATGAGCACTTCCTCGTGATCAAGGATGGAAAAGCTTACGATGGATTTACCGGTCCGGAGGGTATGGGAGTCGATGCGTATCGACGACAGTGGGATTATTGGGAGTATATAAAGCTCGACCACATGCCGGATCTGGAGTGA